The genomic window GCAAGGCATGCCTTGCCCCTACTTGGTTCGCGTTCGGTCACGGTGGAATCCTCTGTAAGGAAACCGGGGTGCACGCGGTCAGCGCTTCATCGGGCAACAGTCGCGGGCGCTGGATTGGAATGCGCCCGCGGCGCGCGCGCCGGAAGCTGGAAGAAGTAATAGTGCACCAGCCATATCGCCGCCAGTAGCGCCGCAATCAGCACCACCAGCGGCAGGCTGGGTCGCCGGCGCCGCAGACGAAGAGCGGTCGGGGGTGGAGCCTGGCCGCCTCGGCCGGGGGCATCACGGGCGGGGCGCCCATGCTCCATTTGCGACACCATCTACTTCGGCGGCGGCACGCCGCCGGCGGCCCCCGTTCCCACCAGCACGCGCTCGGCGCGCGGCGGGCGCATGACGGTCTCGGCTATCACCATCCGCTTGATGGGCTTCCCGTTTTCCAGAGTGACGCGATAGCGCACCGTCTTCTGCCCATCCCGCCCCTCGGCCAGCACCCGCCGCTGACCCTTGGGCAGGTCCGGCGCCGCCGTCACCCGCATCGAGTGGGGCATGATCTCAAGCTCCGTGGACTCCTCGGTGGTAACCACGGTCAGCAGCGGCTCTTCGCGCGCGATGGTCAGTGTCTGCCCCATTTGCAGCCGCGCCAGATCAGCCCGCGGATTGAGCAGCGCGAGTCGCTCTACCGTCAGCCCGTAGGTGTTGGCGATGCCCCATGCGGTATCGCCCCGTTTGACCGTGTAAGTCTTGCTGCTGCCGGCCGCGCGTTCACCCGCCAGAGCCTGGAACGCCTGGTCGGGGGACAGGCGCTGGGCGCGCGGAATCTCCGCCTGCTCGATGCGTACCGATTCCTTGAACCTCGCCTGCTGCCCCGAGCCCGCGTAGCTCGCTCGCAGGCGCGTCAGCACCTGCTCCGCCTGCTCGCGCGACTCCACCGCCGCCGCCACTCTGCCGTTGACCAGGATGACGTGCGCGGGCACGATGACGTTGATCGCCGTCGTCAGCGCCGCGCGCGCCTGCCGCTCCGTCAGCACCGCCGGCGCGCGCGGGTCCACCCGACGCACGTCTGTGGCCTGGCGAAAGCGGGCCTGCGGCGTGTTCCCGCGCAGTTCGCGGAGCAGCTTGTCCGCCGTCGCGCGCTCGGCGACCAGGGCCACCGGCCTGCCGTCCACCGTGATCTGGTAGGCCGTCAACCCGCGTCCCTGGCGCACCAGGCCGAATGTGAGCAGGGCGATCACGGCGATGAAGAAGGCGCGTTCGACAAACAGTTGGCGGCGCAGCCTCTCGCTCCGATGCGCCCGCGCGATCGGGGCCTCGGAAGCCGCGTCCAGGGGCGCGACCTCGCCTCGGTCGCGGTCATCGCGCGCGCCCGGCGAGCGCGCGCCCCTAACAGGCGTAGCGGTCATGGCGGCACCTCCGCGGCGAAAGACGCGATTAAGGTGAGCAGGTGATGTGGAGCCTGGCCGCCCTCGGCCGGGAACTCACAGGCGGGGGCGCCTATGCTCCAGCACAGGTTCCACTGCTCGCCTGCTCTAGCCCGAATCACGCATGATTCGGGCTAAGGGCCTCTTCAGCGCCC from Armatimonadota bacterium includes these protein-coding regions:
- a CDS encoding G5 domain-containing protein, whose translation is MTATPVRGARSPGARDDRDRGEVAPLDAASEAPIARAHRSERLRRQLFVERAFFIAVIALLTFGLVRQGRGLTAYQITVDGRPVALVAERATADKLLRELRGNTPQARFRQATDVRRVDPRAPAVLTERQARAALTTAINVIVPAHVILVNGRVAAAVESREQAEQVLTRLRASYAGSGQQARFKESVRIEQAEIPRAQRLSPDQAFQALAGERAAGSSKTYTVKRGDTAWGIANTYGLTVERLALLNPRADLARLQMGQTLTIAREEPLLTVVTTEESTELEIMPHSMRVTAAPDLPKGQRRVLAEGRDGQKTVRYRVTLENGKPIKRMVIAETVMRPPRAERVLVGTGAAGGVPPPK